One genomic segment of Coffea arabica cultivar ET-39 chromosome 6e, Coffea Arabica ET-39 HiFi, whole genome shotgun sequence includes these proteins:
- the LOC113694921 gene encoding uncharacterized protein isoform X2: MSRAIFKSTLLAGISCSTQLRFTINGSSFRAFGKSPSSSSSSRVSPMATSERSDAAAASSPSSSSPASRSATSAIDFLTLCHRLKTTKRAGWVKKGVENPESIADHMYRMGVMALIAADIPGVNRDKCVKMAIVHDMAEDGISKLEKSQREQEALEHMCKLLGGGPQAKEIADLWTEYEENTSLEAKVVKDLDKVEMILQALEYENEQGKDLDEFFQSTAGKFQTNIGKAWASEIASRRRNH; the protein is encoded by the exons aTGAGTCGAGCAATTTTCAAATCGACGTTGTTAGCAGGCATCAGCTGCTCCACTCAGCTGAGATTCACTATTAACGGTTCCAGTTTCCGAGCATTTGGAAAATctccctcttcttcttcatcttctagGGTTTCTCCAATGGCCACTTCCGAACGTTCAGATGCTGCTGCtgcttcttctccttcttcttcatcCCCTGCCTCTCGTTCCGCTACCTCCGCTATCGATTTTCTCACTCTCTGCCACCGCCTCAAG ACGACAAAGAGAGCTGGATGGGTAAAGAAAGGGGTGGAGAATCCAGAATCAATTGCTGATCACATGTATCGGATGGGAGTAATGGCTCTAATTGCTGCTGATATTCCTGGTGTCAATCGAGACAA GTGCGTAAAAATGGCGATTGTGCATGATATGGCTGAAG ATGGGATTTCTAAGCTTGAAAAGAGTCAGAGGGAGCAAGAGGCGCTGGAGCACATGTGCAAATTACTTGGTGGTGGCCCACAAG CTAAGGAGATAGCTGATTTGTGGACTGAATATGAAGAAAATACTTCATTAGAAGCTAAGGTGGTTAAGGACTTGGACAAG GTGGAAATGATTCTTCAAGCCTTGGAGTATGAAAATG AGCAAGGGAAGGATTTGGACGAGTTTTTCCAGTCAACAGCAG GGAAGTTCCAAACGAACATTGGTAAAGCTTGGGCTTCAGAAATTGCATCAAGAAGAAGGAACCATTGA
- the LOC113694921 gene encoding uncharacterized protein isoform X1 — MSRAIFKSTLLAGISCSTQLRFTINGSSFRAFGKSPSSSSSSRVSPMATSERSDAAAASSPSSSSPASRSATSAIDFLTLCHRLKTTKRAGWVKKGVENPESIADHMYRMGVMALIAADIPGVNRDKCVKMAIVHDMAEAIVGDITPSDGISKLEKSQREQEALEHMCKLLGGGPQAKEIADLWTEYEENTSLEAKVVKDLDKVEMILQALEYENEQGKDLDEFFQSTAGKFQTNIGKAWASEIASRRRNH, encoded by the exons aTGAGTCGAGCAATTTTCAAATCGACGTTGTTAGCAGGCATCAGCTGCTCCACTCAGCTGAGATTCACTATTAACGGTTCCAGTTTCCGAGCATTTGGAAAATctccctcttcttcttcatcttctagGGTTTCTCCAATGGCCACTTCCGAACGTTCAGATGCTGCTGCtgcttcttctccttcttcttcatcCCCTGCCTCTCGTTCCGCTACCTCCGCTATCGATTTTCTCACTCTCTGCCACCGCCTCAAG ACGACAAAGAGAGCTGGATGGGTAAAGAAAGGGGTGGAGAATCCAGAATCAATTGCTGATCACATGTATCGGATGGGAGTAATGGCTCTAATTGCTGCTGATATTCCTGGTGTCAATCGAGACAA GTGCGTAAAAATGGCGATTGTGCATGATATGGCTGAAG CTATTGTTGGTGACATCACACCTTCAGATGGGATTTCTAAGCTTGAAAAGAGTCAGAGGGAGCAAGAGGCGCTGGAGCACATGTGCAAATTACTTGGTGGTGGCCCACAAG CTAAGGAGATAGCTGATTTGTGGACTGAATATGAAGAAAATACTTCATTAGAAGCTAAGGTGGTTAAGGACTTGGACAAG GTGGAAATGATTCTTCAAGCCTTGGAGTATGAAAATG AGCAAGGGAAGGATTTGGACGAGTTTTTCCAGTCAACAGCAG GGAAGTTCCAAACGAACATTGGTAAAGCTTGGGCTTCAGAAATTGCATCAAGAAGAAGGAACCATTGA